One genomic segment of Hippoglossus hippoglossus isolate fHipHip1 chromosome 22, fHipHip1.pri, whole genome shotgun sequence includes these proteins:
- the esr2b gene encoding estrogen receptor 2b isoform X1 — MASSPELDTDHLPLLQLQEVDSSKTSERPSSPVFLPAVYSPPLGMDNHTICIPSPYAESGHDYNHGPLTFYSQPVLSYARPPIPESQASLCAPLSPSAFWPSHGHTNVPSLTLRCPQPLVYNEPSPHGPWLEPKAHGINSSSSIISCNKLLGTRVEEGGANSSSCSSAGGKADMHFCAVCHDYASGYHYGVWSCEGCKAFFKRSIQGHNDYICPATNQCTIDKNRRKSCQACRLRKCYEVGMMKCGVRRERCSYRGPRHRRGGPQPRDPTGRALVRVGLGPRAQRHLHMETPLAPFAPLPQATHVHHSAMSPEEFISRIMEAEPPEIYLMEDMKKPFTEASMMMSLTNLADKELVLMISWAKKIPGFLELSLTDQIHLLKCCWLEILMLGLMWRSVDHPGKLIFSPDFKLNREEGQCVEGIMEIFDMLLAATSRFRELKLQREEYVCLKAMILLNSNLCTSSPQTAEELESRNKLLRLLDSVIDALVWAISKLGLSTQQKTLRLGHLTMLLSHIRHVSNKGMDHLSTMKRKNVVLVYDLLLEMLDANTSGSSSGGGSSSSSSSSSSSSQMSSSPSSDIYSEQQQYPAPPSHLQPGSDLTDHAAEPPHRPSDDPNLDRHLQAVPFQSTPPPQSLVGTHMESNDYIHPDQWSLDACDGGSCVDPADCSIFDQVILGSTLEG; from the exons ATGGCCTCCTCCCCTGAGCTGGACACCGACCATTTACCgctgctccagctgcaggaggtggaCTCCAGTAAAACGTCCGAGAGGCCGAGCTCCCCGGTGTTCCTGCCCGCCGTGTACAGCCCTCCGCTGGGCATGGACAACCACACCATCTGCATTCCCTCTCCGTACGCAGAGAGTGGCCACGACTACAACCACGGACCCCTGACGTTCTACAGCCAGCCTGTGCTGAGCTACGCCAGACCGCCCATCCCCGAGAGCCAGGCGTCTCTGTGCGCCCCCCTCAGCCCCTCGGCCTTCTGGCCCTCCCACGGTCACACCAACGTGCCTTCActgactctgcgctgccctcaGCCGCTCGTCTACAACGAACCGAGCCCACACGGACCCTGGCTGGAGCCCAAGGCCCACGGCATCAACTCCAGCAG CTCCATCATCAGCTGTAACAAGCTGCTGGGGACCCGAGTAGAAGAGGGGGGGGCGAACTCCTCGTCGTGCTCGTCTGCGGGGGGGAAAGCCGACATGCACTTCTGCGCCGTGTGCCACGACTACGCCTCGGGATACCACTACGGCGTGTGGTCCTGCGAGGGCTGCAAGGCCTTTTTCAAGAGGAGCATCCAGG GACACAACGACTACATCTGTCCGGCCACAAACCAGTGCACTATCGACAAGAACCGGCGTAAAAGCTGCCAGGCCTGCCGTCTACGGAAATGCTACGAAGTGGGCATGATGAAATGTG GTGTGAGACGTGAGCGCTGCAGCTATCGGGGACCTCGACATCGCCGTGGCGGACCTCAGCCTCGGGATCCAACGGGCCGGGCTTTGGTCCGGGTGGGGCTCGGCCCTCGAGCTCAGCGGCACCTCCACATGGAGACGCCTCTCGCCCCCTTCGCCCCGCTGCCTCAGGCGACCCACGTGCACCACTCGGCCATGAGCCCGGAGGAGTTCATCTCCCGCATCATGGAGGCAGAGCCTCCGGAGATCTACCTCATGGAGGATATGAAGAAGCCCTTCACCGAGGCCAGCATGATGATGTCCCTCACCAACCTGGCAGACAAGGAGCTGGTGCTCATGATCAGCTGGGCCAAGAAGATCCCTG GGTTTTTAGAGCTGAGTCTTACAGATCAGATCCACCTGCTGAAGTGCTGCTGGCTGGAGATTCTGATGCTGGGCCTGATGTGGAGGTCGGTGGATCATCCTGGAAAACTCATCTTCTCTCCGGACTTCAAACTCAACAG ggaggagggtcagtgtgtggaggGCATCATGGAGATCTTCGATATGCTGCTGGCCGCCACGTCTCGGTTTCGCGAGCTGAAGCTTCAGAGGGAAGAGTACGTCTGCCTGAAGGCCATGATCCTCCTCAACTCCA ATCTGTGTACGAGTTCCCCTCAGACCGCcgaggagctggagagcaggaacaagctgctgcggctgctggaCTCGGTGATCGATGCTCTGGTCTGGGCCATTTCCAAGCTGGGGCTGTCGACCCAGCAGAAGACGCTGCGCCTCGGACACCTCACcatgctgctgtcacacatCCGCCACGTCAG TAACAAAGGCATGGACCACCTCTCCACCATGAAGAGGAAGAACGTGGTGCTGGTGTACGACCTCCTTCTGGAAATGTTGGACGCCAACACatcaggcagcagcagcggcggcggcagcagcagcagcagcagcagcagcagcagcagcagccagatgTCGTCCTCCCCGAGCTCGGACATTtactctgagcagcagcagtaccCTGCACCTCCGTCTCACCTGCAGCCCGGCTCGGACCTGACCGACCACGCCGCCGAGCCTCCACACAGACCATCCGACGACCCGAACCTGGACAGACACCTGCAGGCCGTGCCGTTCCAGTCCACACCTCCACCTCAGAGTCTGGTCGGGACCCACATGGAGAGCAACGA TTACATCCACCCAGACCAGTGGTCGCTGGACGCTTGTGACGGCGGCTCCTGCGTGGATCCTGCCGACTGCAGCATCTTCGATCAGGTTATTCTGGGATCCACGTTGGAGGGATGA
- the esr2b gene encoding estrogen receptor 2b isoform X2 yields MASSPELDTDHLPLLQLQEVDSSKTSERPSSPVFLPAVYSPPLGMDNHTICIPSPYAESGHDYNHGPLTFYSQPVLSYARPPIPESQASLCAPLSPSAFWPSHGHTNVPSLTLRCPQPLVYNEPSPHGPWLEPKAHGINSSSSIISCNKLLGTRVEEGGANSSSCSSAGGKADMHFCAVCHDYASGYHYGVWSCEGCKAFFKRSIQGHNDYICPATNQCTIDKNRRKSCQACRLRKCYEVGMMKCVRRERCSYRGPRHRRGGPQPRDPTGRALVRVGLGPRAQRHLHMETPLAPFAPLPQATHVHHSAMSPEEFISRIMEAEPPEIYLMEDMKKPFTEASMMMSLTNLADKELVLMISWAKKIPGFLELSLTDQIHLLKCCWLEILMLGLMWRSVDHPGKLIFSPDFKLNREEGQCVEGIMEIFDMLLAATSRFRELKLQREEYVCLKAMILLNSNLCTSSPQTAEELESRNKLLRLLDSVIDALVWAISKLGLSTQQKTLRLGHLTMLLSHIRHVSNKGMDHLSTMKRKNVVLVYDLLLEMLDANTSGSSSGGGSSSSSSSSSSSSQMSSSPSSDIYSEQQQYPAPPSHLQPGSDLTDHAAEPPHRPSDDPNLDRHLQAVPFQSTPPPQSLVGTHMESNDYIHPDQWSLDACDGGSCVDPADCSIFDQVILGSTLEG; encoded by the exons ATGGCCTCCTCCCCTGAGCTGGACACCGACCATTTACCgctgctccagctgcaggaggtggaCTCCAGTAAAACGTCCGAGAGGCCGAGCTCCCCGGTGTTCCTGCCCGCCGTGTACAGCCCTCCGCTGGGCATGGACAACCACACCATCTGCATTCCCTCTCCGTACGCAGAGAGTGGCCACGACTACAACCACGGACCCCTGACGTTCTACAGCCAGCCTGTGCTGAGCTACGCCAGACCGCCCATCCCCGAGAGCCAGGCGTCTCTGTGCGCCCCCCTCAGCCCCTCGGCCTTCTGGCCCTCCCACGGTCACACCAACGTGCCTTCActgactctgcgctgccctcaGCCGCTCGTCTACAACGAACCGAGCCCACACGGACCCTGGCTGGAGCCCAAGGCCCACGGCATCAACTCCAGCAG CTCCATCATCAGCTGTAACAAGCTGCTGGGGACCCGAGTAGAAGAGGGGGGGGCGAACTCCTCGTCGTGCTCGTCTGCGGGGGGGAAAGCCGACATGCACTTCTGCGCCGTGTGCCACGACTACGCCTCGGGATACCACTACGGCGTGTGGTCCTGCGAGGGCTGCAAGGCCTTTTTCAAGAGGAGCATCCAGG GACACAACGACTACATCTGTCCGGCCACAAACCAGTGCACTATCGACAAGAACCGGCGTAAAAGCTGCCAGGCCTGCCGTCTACGGAAATGCTACGAAGTGGGCATGATGAAAT GTGTGAGACGTGAGCGCTGCAGCTATCGGGGACCTCGACATCGCCGTGGCGGACCTCAGCCTCGGGATCCAACGGGCCGGGCTTTGGTCCGGGTGGGGCTCGGCCCTCGAGCTCAGCGGCACCTCCACATGGAGACGCCTCTCGCCCCCTTCGCCCCGCTGCCTCAGGCGACCCACGTGCACCACTCGGCCATGAGCCCGGAGGAGTTCATCTCCCGCATCATGGAGGCAGAGCCTCCGGAGATCTACCTCATGGAGGATATGAAGAAGCCCTTCACCGAGGCCAGCATGATGATGTCCCTCACCAACCTGGCAGACAAGGAGCTGGTGCTCATGATCAGCTGGGCCAAGAAGATCCCTG GGTTTTTAGAGCTGAGTCTTACAGATCAGATCCACCTGCTGAAGTGCTGCTGGCTGGAGATTCTGATGCTGGGCCTGATGTGGAGGTCGGTGGATCATCCTGGAAAACTCATCTTCTCTCCGGACTTCAAACTCAACAG ggaggagggtcagtgtgtggaggGCATCATGGAGATCTTCGATATGCTGCTGGCCGCCACGTCTCGGTTTCGCGAGCTGAAGCTTCAGAGGGAAGAGTACGTCTGCCTGAAGGCCATGATCCTCCTCAACTCCA ATCTGTGTACGAGTTCCCCTCAGACCGCcgaggagctggagagcaggaacaagctgctgcggctgctggaCTCGGTGATCGATGCTCTGGTCTGGGCCATTTCCAAGCTGGGGCTGTCGACCCAGCAGAAGACGCTGCGCCTCGGACACCTCACcatgctgctgtcacacatCCGCCACGTCAG TAACAAAGGCATGGACCACCTCTCCACCATGAAGAGGAAGAACGTGGTGCTGGTGTACGACCTCCTTCTGGAAATGTTGGACGCCAACACatcaggcagcagcagcggcggcggcagcagcagcagcagcagcagcagcagcagcagcagccagatgTCGTCCTCCCCGAGCTCGGACATTtactctgagcagcagcagtaccCTGCACCTCCGTCTCACCTGCAGCCCGGCTCGGACCTGACCGACCACGCCGCCGAGCCTCCACACAGACCATCCGACGACCCGAACCTGGACAGACACCTGCAGGCCGTGCCGTTCCAGTCCACACCTCCACCTCAGAGTCTGGTCGGGACCCACATGGAGAGCAACGA TTACATCCACCCAGACCAGTGGTCGCTGGACGCTTGTGACGGCGGCTCCTGCGTGGATCCTGCCGACTGCAGCATCTTCGATCAGGTTATTCTGGGATCCACGTTGGAGGGATGA
- the esr2b gene encoding estrogen receptor 2b isoform X3 produces MASSPELDTDHLPLLQLQEVDSSKTSERPSSPVFLPAVYSPPLGMDNHTICIPSPYAESGHDYNHGPLTFYSQPVLSYARPPIPESQASLCAPLSPSAFWPSHGHTNVPSLTLRCPQPLVYNEPSPHGPWLEPKAHGINSSSSIISCNKLLGTRVEEGGANSSSCSSAGGKADMHFCAVCHDYASGYHYGVWSCEGCKAFFKRSIQGHNDYICPATNQCTIDKNRRKSCQACRLRKCYEVGMMKCGVRRERCSYRGPRHRRGGPQPRDPTGRALVRVGLGPRAQRHLHMETPLAPFAPLPQATHVHHSAMSPEEFISRIMEAEPPEIYLMEDMKKPFTEASMMMSLTNLADKELVLMISWAKKIPGFLELSLTDQIHLLKCCWLEILMLGLMWRSVDHPGKLIFSPDFKLNREEGQCVEGIMEIFDMLLAATSRFRELKLQREEYVCLKAMILLNSNLCTSSPQTAEELESRNKLLRLLDSVIDALVWAISKLGLSTQQKTLRLGHLTMLLSHIRHVSNKGMDHLSTMKRKNVVLVYDLLLEMLDANTSGSSSSSSSSQMSSSPSSDIYSEQQQYPAPPSHLQPGSDLTDHAAEPPHRPSDDPNLDRHLQAVPFQSTPPPQSLVGTHMESNDYIHPDQWSLDACDGGSCVDPADCSIFDQVILGSTLEG; encoded by the exons ATGGCCTCCTCCCCTGAGCTGGACACCGACCATTTACCgctgctccagctgcaggaggtggaCTCCAGTAAAACGTCCGAGAGGCCGAGCTCCCCGGTGTTCCTGCCCGCCGTGTACAGCCCTCCGCTGGGCATGGACAACCACACCATCTGCATTCCCTCTCCGTACGCAGAGAGTGGCCACGACTACAACCACGGACCCCTGACGTTCTACAGCCAGCCTGTGCTGAGCTACGCCAGACCGCCCATCCCCGAGAGCCAGGCGTCTCTGTGCGCCCCCCTCAGCCCCTCGGCCTTCTGGCCCTCCCACGGTCACACCAACGTGCCTTCActgactctgcgctgccctcaGCCGCTCGTCTACAACGAACCGAGCCCACACGGACCCTGGCTGGAGCCCAAGGCCCACGGCATCAACTCCAGCAG CTCCATCATCAGCTGTAACAAGCTGCTGGGGACCCGAGTAGAAGAGGGGGGGGCGAACTCCTCGTCGTGCTCGTCTGCGGGGGGGAAAGCCGACATGCACTTCTGCGCCGTGTGCCACGACTACGCCTCGGGATACCACTACGGCGTGTGGTCCTGCGAGGGCTGCAAGGCCTTTTTCAAGAGGAGCATCCAGG GACACAACGACTACATCTGTCCGGCCACAAACCAGTGCACTATCGACAAGAACCGGCGTAAAAGCTGCCAGGCCTGCCGTCTACGGAAATGCTACGAAGTGGGCATGATGAAATGTG GTGTGAGACGTGAGCGCTGCAGCTATCGGGGACCTCGACATCGCCGTGGCGGACCTCAGCCTCGGGATCCAACGGGCCGGGCTTTGGTCCGGGTGGGGCTCGGCCCTCGAGCTCAGCGGCACCTCCACATGGAGACGCCTCTCGCCCCCTTCGCCCCGCTGCCTCAGGCGACCCACGTGCACCACTCGGCCATGAGCCCGGAGGAGTTCATCTCCCGCATCATGGAGGCAGAGCCTCCGGAGATCTACCTCATGGAGGATATGAAGAAGCCCTTCACCGAGGCCAGCATGATGATGTCCCTCACCAACCTGGCAGACAAGGAGCTGGTGCTCATGATCAGCTGGGCCAAGAAGATCCCTG GGTTTTTAGAGCTGAGTCTTACAGATCAGATCCACCTGCTGAAGTGCTGCTGGCTGGAGATTCTGATGCTGGGCCTGATGTGGAGGTCGGTGGATCATCCTGGAAAACTCATCTTCTCTCCGGACTTCAAACTCAACAG ggaggagggtcagtgtgtggaggGCATCATGGAGATCTTCGATATGCTGCTGGCCGCCACGTCTCGGTTTCGCGAGCTGAAGCTTCAGAGGGAAGAGTACGTCTGCCTGAAGGCCATGATCCTCCTCAACTCCA ATCTGTGTACGAGTTCCCCTCAGACCGCcgaggagctggagagcaggaacaagctgctgcggctgctggaCTCGGTGATCGATGCTCTGGTCTGGGCCATTTCCAAGCTGGGGCTGTCGACCCAGCAGAAGACGCTGCGCCTCGGACACCTCACcatgctgctgtcacacatCCGCCACGTCAG TAACAAAGGCATGGACCACCTCTCCACCATGAAGAGGAAGAACGTGGTGCTGGTGTACGACCTCCTTCTGGAAATGTTGGACGCCAACACatcag gcagcagcagcagcagcagcagcagccagatgTCGTCCTCCCCGAGCTCGGACATTtactctgagcagcagcagtaccCTGCACCTCCGTCTCACCTGCAGCCCGGCTCGGACCTGACCGACCACGCCGCCGAGCCTCCACACAGACCATCCGACGACCCGAACCTGGACAGACACCTGCAGGCCGTGCCGTTCCAGTCCACACCTCCACCTCAGAGTCTGGTCGGGACCCACATGGAGAGCAACGA TTACATCCACCCAGACCAGTGGTCGCTGGACGCTTGTGACGGCGGCTCCTGCGTGGATCCTGCCGACTGCAGCATCTTCGATCAGGTTATTCTGGGATCCACGTTGGAGGGATGA
- the esr2b gene encoding estrogen receptor 2b isoform X4 yields the protein MASSPELDTDHLPLLQLQEVDSSKTSERPSSPVFLPAVYSPPLGMDNHTICIPSPYAESGHDYNHGPLTFYSQPVLSYARPPIPESQASLCAPLSPSAFWPSHGHTNVPSLTLRCPQPLVYNEPSPHGPWLEPKAHGINSSSSIISCNKLLGTRVEEGGANSSSCSSAGGKADMHFCAVCHDYASGYHYGVWSCEGCKAFFKRSIQGHNDYICPATNQCTIDKNRRKSCQACRLRKCYEVGMMKCGVRRERCSYRGPRHRRGGPQPRDPTGRALVRVGLGPRAQRHLHMETPLAPFAPLPQATHVHHSAMSPEEFISRIMEAEPPEIYLMEDMKKPFTEASMMMSLTNLADKELVLMISWAKKIPGFLELSLTDQIHLLKCCWLEILMLGLMWRSVDHPGKLIFSPDFKLNREEGQCVEGIMEIFDMLLAATSRFRELKLQREEYVCLKAMILLNSNLCTSSPQTAEELESRNKLLRLLDSVIDALVWAISKLGLSTQQKTLRLGHLTMLLSHIRHVSNKGMDHLSTMKRKNVVLVYDLLLEMLDANTSGSSSSSSSQMSSSPSSDIYSEQQQYPAPPSHLQPGSDLTDHAAEPPHRPSDDPNLDRHLQAVPFQSTPPPQSLVGTHMESNDYIHPDQWSLDACDGGSCVDPADCSIFDQVILGSTLEG from the exons ATGGCCTCCTCCCCTGAGCTGGACACCGACCATTTACCgctgctccagctgcaggaggtggaCTCCAGTAAAACGTCCGAGAGGCCGAGCTCCCCGGTGTTCCTGCCCGCCGTGTACAGCCCTCCGCTGGGCATGGACAACCACACCATCTGCATTCCCTCTCCGTACGCAGAGAGTGGCCACGACTACAACCACGGACCCCTGACGTTCTACAGCCAGCCTGTGCTGAGCTACGCCAGACCGCCCATCCCCGAGAGCCAGGCGTCTCTGTGCGCCCCCCTCAGCCCCTCGGCCTTCTGGCCCTCCCACGGTCACACCAACGTGCCTTCActgactctgcgctgccctcaGCCGCTCGTCTACAACGAACCGAGCCCACACGGACCCTGGCTGGAGCCCAAGGCCCACGGCATCAACTCCAGCAG CTCCATCATCAGCTGTAACAAGCTGCTGGGGACCCGAGTAGAAGAGGGGGGGGCGAACTCCTCGTCGTGCTCGTCTGCGGGGGGGAAAGCCGACATGCACTTCTGCGCCGTGTGCCACGACTACGCCTCGGGATACCACTACGGCGTGTGGTCCTGCGAGGGCTGCAAGGCCTTTTTCAAGAGGAGCATCCAGG GACACAACGACTACATCTGTCCGGCCACAAACCAGTGCACTATCGACAAGAACCGGCGTAAAAGCTGCCAGGCCTGCCGTCTACGGAAATGCTACGAAGTGGGCATGATGAAATGTG GTGTGAGACGTGAGCGCTGCAGCTATCGGGGACCTCGACATCGCCGTGGCGGACCTCAGCCTCGGGATCCAACGGGCCGGGCTTTGGTCCGGGTGGGGCTCGGCCCTCGAGCTCAGCGGCACCTCCACATGGAGACGCCTCTCGCCCCCTTCGCCCCGCTGCCTCAGGCGACCCACGTGCACCACTCGGCCATGAGCCCGGAGGAGTTCATCTCCCGCATCATGGAGGCAGAGCCTCCGGAGATCTACCTCATGGAGGATATGAAGAAGCCCTTCACCGAGGCCAGCATGATGATGTCCCTCACCAACCTGGCAGACAAGGAGCTGGTGCTCATGATCAGCTGGGCCAAGAAGATCCCTG GGTTTTTAGAGCTGAGTCTTACAGATCAGATCCACCTGCTGAAGTGCTGCTGGCTGGAGATTCTGATGCTGGGCCTGATGTGGAGGTCGGTGGATCATCCTGGAAAACTCATCTTCTCTCCGGACTTCAAACTCAACAG ggaggagggtcagtgtgtggaggGCATCATGGAGATCTTCGATATGCTGCTGGCCGCCACGTCTCGGTTTCGCGAGCTGAAGCTTCAGAGGGAAGAGTACGTCTGCCTGAAGGCCATGATCCTCCTCAACTCCA ATCTGTGTACGAGTTCCCCTCAGACCGCcgaggagctggagagcaggaacaagctgctgcggctgctggaCTCGGTGATCGATGCTCTGGTCTGGGCCATTTCCAAGCTGGGGCTGTCGACCCAGCAGAAGACGCTGCGCCTCGGACACCTCACcatgctgctgtcacacatCCGCCACGTCAG TAACAAAGGCATGGACCACCTCTCCACCATGAAGAGGAAGAACGTGGTGCTGGTGTACGACCTCCTTCTGGAAATGTTGGACGCCAACACatcag gcagcagcagcagcagcagcagccagatgTCGTCCTCCCCGAGCTCGGACATTtactctgagcagcagcagtaccCTGCACCTCCGTCTCACCTGCAGCCCGGCTCGGACCTGACCGACCACGCCGCCGAGCCTCCACACAGACCATCCGACGACCCGAACCTGGACAGACACCTGCAGGCCGTGCCGTTCCAGTCCACACCTCCACCTCAGAGTCTGGTCGGGACCCACATGGAGAGCAACGA TTACATCCACCCAGACCAGTGGTCGCTGGACGCTTGTGACGGCGGCTCCTGCGTGGATCCTGCCGACTGCAGCATCTTCGATCAGGTTATTCTGGGATCCACGTTGGAGGGATGA
- the esr2b gene encoding estrogen receptor 2b isoform X6, whose amino-acid sequence MHFCAVCHDYASGYHYGVWSCEGCKAFFKRSIQGHNDYICPATNQCTIDKNRRKSCQACRLRKCYEVGMMKCGVRRERCSYRGPRHRRGGPQPRDPTGRALVRVGLGPRAQRHLHMETPLAPFAPLPQATHVHHSAMSPEEFISRIMEAEPPEIYLMEDMKKPFTEASMMMSLTNLADKELVLMISWAKKIPGFLELSLTDQIHLLKCCWLEILMLGLMWRSVDHPGKLIFSPDFKLNREEGQCVEGIMEIFDMLLAATSRFRELKLQREEYVCLKAMILLNSNLCTSSPQTAEELESRNKLLRLLDSVIDALVWAISKLGLSTQQKTLRLGHLTMLLSHIRHVSNKGMDHLSTMKRKNVVLVYDLLLEMLDANTSGSSSGGGSSSSSSSSSSSSQMSSSPSSDIYSEQQQYPAPPSHLQPGSDLTDHAAEPPHRPSDDPNLDRHLQAVPFQSTPPPQSLVGTHMESNDYIHPDQWSLDACDGGSCVDPADCSIFDQVILGSTLEG is encoded by the exons ATGCACTTCTGCGCCGTGTGCCACGACTACGCCTCGGGATACCACTACGGCGTGTGGTCCTGCGAGGGCTGCAAGGCCTTTTTCAAGAGGAGCATCCAGG GACACAACGACTACATCTGTCCGGCCACAAACCAGTGCACTATCGACAAGAACCGGCGTAAAAGCTGCCAGGCCTGCCGTCTACGGAAATGCTACGAAGTGGGCATGATGAAATGTG GTGTGAGACGTGAGCGCTGCAGCTATCGGGGACCTCGACATCGCCGTGGCGGACCTCAGCCTCGGGATCCAACGGGCCGGGCTTTGGTCCGGGTGGGGCTCGGCCCTCGAGCTCAGCGGCACCTCCACATGGAGACGCCTCTCGCCCCCTTCGCCCCGCTGCCTCAGGCGACCCACGTGCACCACTCGGCCATGAGCCCGGAGGAGTTCATCTCCCGCATCATGGAGGCAGAGCCTCCGGAGATCTACCTCATGGAGGATATGAAGAAGCCCTTCACCGAGGCCAGCATGATGATGTCCCTCACCAACCTGGCAGACAAGGAGCTGGTGCTCATGATCAGCTGGGCCAAGAAGATCCCTG GGTTTTTAGAGCTGAGTCTTACAGATCAGATCCACCTGCTGAAGTGCTGCTGGCTGGAGATTCTGATGCTGGGCCTGATGTGGAGGTCGGTGGATCATCCTGGAAAACTCATCTTCTCTCCGGACTTCAAACTCAACAG ggaggagggtcagtgtgtggaggGCATCATGGAGATCTTCGATATGCTGCTGGCCGCCACGTCTCGGTTTCGCGAGCTGAAGCTTCAGAGGGAAGAGTACGTCTGCCTGAAGGCCATGATCCTCCTCAACTCCA ATCTGTGTACGAGTTCCCCTCAGACCGCcgaggagctggagagcaggaacaagctgctgcggctgctggaCTCGGTGATCGATGCTCTGGTCTGGGCCATTTCCAAGCTGGGGCTGTCGACCCAGCAGAAGACGCTGCGCCTCGGACACCTCACcatgctgctgtcacacatCCGCCACGTCAG TAACAAAGGCATGGACCACCTCTCCACCATGAAGAGGAAGAACGTGGTGCTGGTGTACGACCTCCTTCTGGAAATGTTGGACGCCAACACatcaggcagcagcagcggcggcggcagcagcagcagcagcagcagcagcagcagcagcagccagatgTCGTCCTCCCCGAGCTCGGACATTtactctgagcagcagcagtaccCTGCACCTCCGTCTCACCTGCAGCCCGGCTCGGACCTGACCGACCACGCCGCCGAGCCTCCACACAGACCATCCGACGACCCGAACCTGGACAGACACCTGCAGGCCGTGCCGTTCCAGTCCACACCTCCACCTCAGAGTCTGGTCGGGACCCACATGGAGAGCAACGA TTACATCCACCCAGACCAGTGGTCGCTGGACGCTTGTGACGGCGGCTCCTGCGTGGATCCTGCCGACTGCAGCATCTTCGATCAGGTTATTCTGGGATCCACGTTGGAGGGATGA